One window from the genome of Thermococcus siculi encodes:
- a CDS encoding methyltransferase domain-containing protein, with amino-acid sequence MLEGITEERVSEAVELIRRGYDERKIRARLGEDWELIAEIARARIRAKDKFSRDDLWMDLQGLRYSTHEVVARYRAERLKEFGIKSIADVSCGIGIQLIFYAMKVEKAYGIDIDPLKVEFARRNAEKYGVSNIEFINADSLSPETVGRVNAEVVFSDPARPPEMPERRLEDLLPSPLEVYNAYSSKTDSFIFDLPPQIRRERVPWRGEFEYIDLFGALNRLTFYTEPLAKAERSAVILPAGVRVESDPNLENIVEWTKEPGEYIYEIPQAVDYADLINELFHVLPAEAKMLLREKRRVLATGDEPLKSPYLKRAYRVVGTVPFHPVRINDFLRKESFGRATLRVSVPDREYWRFRKRVEANLKGERRAFVFQLGGRAIIAEAL; translated from the coding sequence ATGCTGGAGGGAATCACAGAGGAGAGGGTCAGTGAAGCGGTCGAACTCATAAGGCGAGGCTACGATGAGAGGAAGATTAGGGCGAGGTTGGGCGAGGACTGGGAACTCATAGCCGAGATAGCCCGCGCGAGGATAAGGGCGAAGGACAAGTTCTCGCGCGACGACCTGTGGATGGACCTTCAGGGACTGCGCTACTCGACCCACGAGGTGGTTGCCAGATACCGGGCCGAGAGGCTGAAGGAGTTTGGCATCAAGAGCATCGCCGACGTTTCCTGTGGGATAGGGATACAGCTCATCTTCTACGCCATGAAGGTGGAGAAAGCTTACGGCATCGACATCGACCCGCTGAAGGTAGAGTTCGCCAGGAGGAACGCGGAAAAGTACGGGGTTTCCAACATCGAGTTCATCAACGCGGACTCGCTCTCCCCGGAGACCGTTGGGAGGGTCAATGCCGAGGTGGTCTTCTCCGACCCCGCGAGGCCTCCGGAGATGCCGGAGAGAAGGCTCGAAGACCTCCTGCCCAGCCCTCTGGAGGTTTACAACGCCTACAGCTCGAAGACGGACTCTTTCATCTTCGACCTTCCTCCCCAGATCAGGCGCGAGAGGGTTCCCTGGAGGGGCGAATTCGAGTACATAGACCTCTTTGGGGCGTTGAACAGACTCACCTTCTACACGGAGCCGCTGGCGAAGGCGGAGAGGAGCGCGGTTATACTTCCCGCGGGTGTTAGGGTGGAGAGCGACCCGAACCTCGAAAACATCGTCGAGTGGACTAAGGAGCCGGGAGAATACATCTACGAGATTCCCCAAGCCGTCGATTACGCCGATCTGATAAACGAGCTGTTTCACGTTCTCCCTGCTGAAGCGAAGATGCTCCTCCGCGAGAAGAGGCGCGTTCTGGCCACTGGAGATGAGCCGCTGAAAAGCCCCTACCTCAAGAGGGCCTACCGCGTCGTCGGAACCGTGCCGTTCCATCCGGTTAGAATAAACGACTTCCTAAGGAAGGAGAGCTTTGGAAGGGCGACGCTGAGGGTAAGCGTGCCGGACAGGGAATACTGGAGGTTCAGGAAGAGGGTCGAGGCAAACCTGAAAGGCGAGAGGAGGGCCTTCGTCTTCCAACTGGGGGGGAGGGCGATAATAGCGGAGGCCCTTTGA
- a CDS encoding ubiquitin-like small modifier protein 1, with translation MKVRFYATFREIIGRKEVEVHGVRTVRELIDYLAEHYNPKIREELLETPRVGPDKPVDGMILVNGHNVLHLDGLDTELKEDDVAHIFPPAGGG, from the coding sequence ATGAAGGTGAGGTTTTACGCCACTTTCCGGGAGATAATTGGGAGGAAGGAGGTCGAGGTTCACGGTGTTAGGACCGTTCGCGAGCTTATCGATTATCTTGCCGAGCACTACAACCCAAAAATCCGGGAGGAACTGCTCGAAACCCCGCGCGTTGGCCCTGACAAGCCCGTCGATGGCATGATACTCGTTAACGGCCACAACGTGCTCCATCTGGATGGTCTCGACACCGAGCTGAAGGAGGATGACGTCGCCCACATATTCCCGCCGGCAGGGGGTGGTTGA
- a CDS encoding ParB/RepB/Spo0J family partition protein produces MKKIRLITREEAFKRAQHIMDEYRALYGIDFEMEHTFLPVALLVPTQAELSEAKLLVVLQEIKHGYDAPITVIPYGGRYYVIDGHHRAFALWKLGLSQIEALVLRPKSRFLPGVVRTAERSGLRSLADIKIVRD; encoded by the coding sequence TTGAAGAAAATCCGTCTCATAACCCGGGAGGAGGCCTTTAAGCGCGCCCAACACATAATGGACGAGTACCGTGCTCTCTACGGCATAGACTTCGAGATGGAGCATACCTTTCTCCCCGTTGCACTTCTCGTGCCTACCCAGGCTGAGCTGAGCGAGGCCAAGCTCCTGGTGGTTCTTCAGGAGATAAAGCACGGCTACGACGCCCCCATAACGGTCATCCCGTACGGGGGAAGGTACTACGTAATAGACGGCCATCACCGGGCCTTTGCCCTCTGGAAGCTCGGACTCAGCCAGATCGAGGCGCTTGTACTGAGGCCCAAGTCGCGCTTCCTGCCGGGCGTCGTGAGAACGGCCGAGAGGAGCGGGCTGAGAAGCCTGGCCGACATAAAAATAGTCAGGGATTAG
- a CDS encoding MTH1187 family thiamine-binding protein: MAVAELCLFPLGTGSPSVGEYLKPVIRVIEESGLKYRLCPMGTVVEGSVDEILELVKRCHEAIFNAGAERVVISLRIDDRTDKPLTIEGKMRV; the protein is encoded by the coding sequence ATGGCCGTGGCCGAGCTGTGCCTCTTTCCCCTCGGGACTGGGAGTCCCAGCGTTGGGGAGTACCTCAAACCGGTCATCAGGGTCATCGAGGAGAGCGGTCTGAAGTACAGGCTCTGTCCAATGGGGACTGTCGTTGAGGGTTCCGTGGATGAGATACTCGAGCTTGTTAAGAGGTGCCACGAGGCGATTTTTAATGCCGGCGCAGAGCGCGTCGTCATAAGCCTGAGGATAGACGACAGAACCGACAAGCCCCTAACGATAGAGGGCAAGATGAGGGTGTGA
- a CDS encoding PCNA-inhibitor produces the protein MDRTLDEFITNAARKVKSEEEPRKRKKRLKSTSLESFLPQEHVEYFKQLRIGSKRIRNARIEEF, from the coding sequence ATGGACAGAACCCTCGACGAGTTCATAACGAACGCCGCCAGGAAGGTCAAATCCGAGGAAGAACCTCGTAAAAGAAAAAAACGCCTAAAATCTACCAGTCTGGAGTCTTTTCTGCCCCAGGAGCACGTCGAGTACTTCAAACAGCTCCGCATCGGTTCAAAGAGGATAAGGAATGCGAGGATAGAGGAGTTCTAA
- the glmS gene encoding glutamine--fructose-6-phosphate transaminase (isomerizing) → MCGIIGYIGDRAACEVIVKGLKRLEYRGYDSAGIVTEDGGKLHIKKGAGKIDELTGKLGLLEMPGKRGIGHTRWATHGVPNDINAHPHSDCTGKIALVHNGIIENFAELREELLKRGHTFRSDTDTEVIAHLIEEELKSEPDFEKAMRKALLRLKGSFALGIIYTGEPDKLYFVRNESPLVLGIGEGENFAASDVPAFLEYTNRVVFLDDREYAIITKDSWVVKNLDTGEVVEKPVKEIGWTLEMAEKAGFPHFMLKEIYEQPRAIRDAIHGNADAIRTVAEEIARHDKIFIVAMGTSYHAGLVGRYLFQRLAKKVPIVEDASEFRYEFEDLIDEKALVIAITQSGETADTLAAMKLAKKRGAKVLAIVNVVGSMATRIADLTLYTHAGPEIGVAATKTYTTQLTVLTMLAIELARVLGTASEEYLNELEEGLKAVPDLVEAVLQHDEGLKELAEGLRDRKDFFYIGRGISVPTALEGALKLKEISYIHAEGLSAGELKHGPLALLEDGVPVVAIAPSGKTFDKMIGNIEESRARGAFIITLGDSEELRRVSDAFIEMPPVDELLSPIVYVVPLQLIAYHLAVLRGNDPDKPRNLAKSVTVE, encoded by the coding sequence GTGTGTGGAATAATAGGCTACATCGGGGACAGAGCCGCATGTGAAGTGATAGTCAAAGGCCTAAAGAGGCTCGAATACAGGGGCTACGATTCTGCGGGGATAGTGACCGAGGATGGTGGAAAACTTCACATCAAAAAGGGGGCCGGGAAGATAGACGAACTCACCGGGAAGCTTGGCCTCCTGGAGATGCCCGGGAAGCGGGGTATAGGGCACACGCGCTGGGCCACTCACGGCGTCCCCAACGACATCAACGCTCACCCCCATAGCGACTGCACCGGAAAGATCGCGCTCGTTCACAACGGCATAATCGAGAACTTTGCCGAACTCAGGGAGGAACTCCTAAAAAGGGGGCACACCTTCAGGAGCGACACCGACACGGAGGTCATAGCCCATCTCATTGAGGAAGAACTCAAGAGTGAGCCGGATTTTGAAAAGGCTATGAGAAAGGCCCTTCTCCGGCTTAAGGGATCTTTTGCCCTTGGGATAATCTACACCGGAGAGCCGGATAAGCTCTACTTCGTCAGGAACGAGAGTCCCCTCGTGCTTGGAATAGGTGAGGGAGAGAACTTCGCCGCGAGCGACGTTCCCGCTTTCCTCGAGTACACGAACAGGGTCGTCTTCCTCGACGACAGGGAGTATGCGATCATCACCAAGGATTCCTGGGTTGTAAAGAACCTCGATACCGGAGAAGTCGTTGAGAAGCCCGTGAAGGAGATAGGATGGACCCTTGAGATGGCCGAGAAGGCCGGCTTTCCGCATTTCATGCTCAAGGAGATATACGAGCAGCCGAGGGCGATAAGGGATGCAATCCACGGAAACGCTGACGCAATAAGAACCGTCGCCGAAGAGATAGCGCGCCACGACAAAATCTTCATAGTCGCGATGGGGACCTCCTACCATGCAGGCCTCGTCGGCAGGTACCTCTTCCAGCGCCTCGCCAAGAAAGTGCCGATAGTTGAGGATGCCAGCGAGTTCCGCTACGAGTTCGAAGATCTGATCGATGAGAAGGCCCTCGTCATAGCAATAACCCAGAGCGGTGAAACCGCAGATACACTCGCGGCCATGAAGCTCGCCAAGAAGAGGGGGGCAAAGGTTCTTGCCATAGTCAACGTCGTCGGCAGCATGGCGACGAGGATAGCCGATTTAACCCTCTACACCCACGCCGGTCCGGAGATAGGGGTGGCCGCGACCAAGACCTACACGACCCAGCTCACGGTTCTCACGATGCTCGCCATCGAGCTGGCGAGGGTTCTCGGGACGGCGAGCGAAGAATACCTGAACGAATTAGAAGAGGGCCTGAAGGCCGTTCCTGATCTCGTCGAGGCCGTCCTCCAGCACGATGAGGGCCTTAAAGAACTCGCTGAGGGCCTCAGGGACAGGAAGGACTTCTTCTACATCGGCAGGGGGATAAGCGTTCCAACCGCCCTGGAGGGCGCCCTCAAGCTCAAGGAGATAAGCTACATCCACGCCGAAGGCCTAAGCGCCGGCGAGCTGAAGCACGGGCCACTTGCCTTACTTGAGGACGGCGTCCCGGTCGTTGCGATAGCCCCGAGCGGGAAGACCTTCGACAAGATGATCGGAAACATCGAGGAGTCAAGGGCGAGGGGGGCGTTCATAATAACCCTCGGCGACAGCGAAGAGCTGAGGCGCGTCTCCGATGCCTTCATAGAGATGCCCCCTGTTGACGAACTCCTCAGCCCGATAGTCTACGTGGTTCCCCTCCAGCTCATTGCATATCACCTGGCGGTTTTGAGGGGCAACGACCCCGACAAGCCGAGAAACCTTGCGAAATCCGTTACGGTTGAATGA
- a CDS encoding single- stranded DNA-binding family protein, translating into MRLSTGFVRASGYAHKVRRVLFAVTRGKVEPKEVVRAAGELNQRIFEKLRELGVEKSDVVRITVPFSIKEGTIEWDYDGLEIEVYRKSEEENLARAMEEVEERERELEERIKELEELVLNLRETSEQMLEKLEELKQEHTSLRLRAEE; encoded by the coding sequence ATGAGGCTGAGCACCGGCTTCGTCCGGGCCTCGGGCTACGCCCACAAGGTGAGACGGGTTCTTTTCGCTGTTACGAGGGGAAAGGTCGAGCCGAAGGAGGTCGTCCGCGCCGCTGGAGAACTCAACCAGCGCATCTTCGAGAAACTCCGGGAGCTTGGCGTTGAAAAGAGCGACGTGGTAAGGATAACCGTTCCCTTCAGCATAAAGGAGGGCACCATAGAGTGGGACTACGATGGACTGGAGATAGAGGTCTACCGGAAGAGCGAGGAGGAGAACCTGGCGAGGGCGATGGAGGAAGTCGAGGAGCGCGAAAGGGAGCTTGAGGAGAGGATAAAGGAGCTTGAAGAACTAGTCCTGAACCTGAGGGAGACCAGCGAGCAGATGCTCGAGAAGCTGGAAGAGCTGAAGCAGGAGCACACCTCTCTCCGGCTCAGGGCGGAGGAGTGA
- a CDS encoding class I SAM-dependent methyltransferase, producing MAEYFDRIAHRYDDWYRTKTGSYVDRTEKRLVFSMLRSKSGRALDLGCGTGNYTLELKRRGFDVIGLDASEGMLEIARSKGLNCVRGDAYNLPFPDNSFDLVLSVTMFEFIHEPEKVVREIHRVLKPGGEVLIGTMNGRSLWFLFKRLKSIFTETAYRYARFYTPGELEELLERAGFTGVESAGVIFFPSFWPFIDMAEKVDAKCFRKCKSLAAFVAVRGRKA from the coding sequence ATGGCGGAGTACTTCGACAGGATAGCCCACCGCTACGACGACTGGTATCGGACGAAGACGGGGAGCTACGTGGACAGAACCGAGAAGCGGCTCGTCTTCTCCATGCTCCGCTCAAAGTCGGGAAGGGCACTCGACCTGGGCTGTGGCACCGGGAACTACACCCTCGAACTGAAGAGACGCGGCTTTGACGTCATAGGCCTAGACGCGAGCGAGGGGATGCTTGAGATAGCGCGCTCGAAGGGGCTGAACTGCGTCAGGGGCGATGCCTACAACCTTCCATTTCCGGATAACAGCTTCGACCTCGTTCTCAGCGTCACCATGTTCGAGTTCATCCACGAGCCTGAGAAAGTCGTCCGGGAGATTCACCGCGTCCTGAAGCCGGGCGGGGAGGTTCTGATCGGAACCATGAACGGGAGAAGCCTCTGGTTCCTCTTCAAGCGCCTCAAGAGCATCTTTACCGAGACCGCCTACCGCTACGCGCGCTTCTATACTCCCGGGGAGCTTGAGGAACTTCTCGAGCGGGCTGGGTTCACCGGGGTGGAAAGCGCCGGCGTCATCTTCTTTCCCTCCTTCTGGCCCTTCATTGACATGGCGGAGAAGGTCGATGCAAAGTGCTTCCGGAAGTGTAAGAGCTTAGCCGCCTTCGTTGCCGTTAGGGGGAGAAAGGCTTGA
- a CDS encoding adenylate kinase yields MNILIFGPPGSGKSTHSRTIVERYGLVYISSGDMIRAEIERGTELGKEMEKYLQRGELIPDTVVNTLIISRLRRNRQNFIIDGYPRTAEQVLTLENYLYDHGMSVDVALEIFISKEESIERISGRRICPRCGAVYHVKYRPPKVPGKCDVCGAELVQREDDRPEIVARRYDLYIKNMEPIIKFYKKQGIYVRVDGHDGIEQVWERIRPLLDYISSRERSFQERS; encoded by the coding sequence ATGAACATCCTCATTTTTGGCCCTCCCGGGAGCGGAAAGTCCACGCACTCGCGGACGATAGTGGAGCGCTACGGCCTCGTCTACATCTCCTCGGGCGACATGATAAGGGCGGAGATAGAGAGGGGCACTGAACTCGGGAAGGAGATGGAGAAGTATCTTCAGAGGGGTGAGCTTATACCCGATACCGTCGTAAACACCCTGATAATCTCCAGACTGCGGAGGAACAGGCAGAACTTCATAATAGACGGCTACCCCAGAACGGCGGAGCAGGTTCTCACCCTCGAGAACTACCTCTACGATCATGGCATGAGTGTGGACGTTGCGCTGGAGATATTCATCTCCAAGGAGGAGAGCATAGAGAGGATCTCGGGCAGGAGAATATGCCCCAGGTGCGGGGCGGTTTACCACGTCAAGTACCGGCCCCCGAAGGTTCCCGGGAAGTGCGACGTATGCGGCGCCGAGCTGGTTCAGAGGGAGGACGACAGGCCGGAGATAGTCGCCAGGCGCTACGACCTGTACATAAAGAACATGGAGCCGATAATAAAGTTCTACAAGAAGCAGGGGATCTACGTGAGGGTGGACGGGCACGATGGGATAGAACAGGTCTGGGAGCGTATAAGGCCCCTGCTTGACTACATCAGCTCTCGGGAGCGTTCTTTCCAAGAGCGCTCATGA
- a CDS encoding STT3 domain-containing protein: protein MVKTDVKEKRKKKTAEGGSSLARYYSLFKLYGLPLIALLLAYWGFKLRNITSNYKTFLDPDTFFHYEMYKQAIEQWIPKYFAYADPPAGIKATGYLGLYTVQAAFYKITHALFGTDVMGAFKLWPPFVGAMTVIAVYLLGKKLHSDWAGIWGAAFMMFSYASFTKTMSGNNRGEGPFMMFFLFAVFFLLIYLDEKDWNWKKITGGILFLLSSVLYMGVWTGSNFGVGILLLVAGITVVVFFTFGMLDALRDFVRDFFTIYGLSLLLGLAVSYTGFVGIKNFLVFALEAFVALSILAAVMLYGEKFGLNYSDKKHRFGTVLAIAIVGFLAFYGYFGRDLLKFMGAAYQSNPLFQTVAELARTDWKTIAGYYSIKSRDGLIFLLSLVGFVMILVRFISKLTKNDLTGYKEIFIVSYYFGSLYLLLSAVRFVFQASGAVILLAGIAIGEIFLYVENMKENIGTKALYAVLLVLLFLPLPIIGAQYMGAQATNYSKAQGSVPPSWTNTLNWLKENSDPLDSATSWWDYGYWIESSLLSHRRSATDGGHAYDRRYIVADFFSHYGNDAEQDFEAWELNYMIVWQQDIYKFNAISYLGGAIDYYEYGHVPMFQLIPKQYIQYVNESGKIVVYVGTSQGKYQPVMTIDLSRGQTIQGRGDIPYVLYVFGNYGMLAYEKIAFSNFVRLAFHLPYSYEPWDAQKLFANFKPVYDNGGVATYEFRPFAVYRIDQYRNETWVPFYSSTAGGKLPLGEQKLRLWISAFGRDVKDATLIFEAYNGTNLIKKEVLAENLNIDHLNETPVEVSLVVPNATSYRFVLVQDGPVGVLSGEPKVNGKVANPTHILGEGQSGNLELKAAFRKDYDDVQLTLRASIVYYVAPNGKDIYSDKFYLEPHQDIITYVPVKTLSVKAGNNTITAQASMPGNVFESYIQELYKKYGEDKVVVVKKRVEPIFIARKEYVIWEG, encoded by the coding sequence ATGGTGAAAACAGACGTTAAGGAAAAGCGGAAGAAGAAAACGGCCGAAGGGGGAAGTTCCCTGGCAAGGTACTACTCCCTCTTCAAGCTCTACGGCCTTCCGCTGATAGCCCTCCTGCTGGCCTACTGGGGCTTCAAGCTGAGGAACATAACTTCCAACTACAAGACCTTCCTCGACCCCGATACCTTCTTCCACTACGAGATGTACAAACAGGCCATAGAACAGTGGATACCCAAGTATTTCGCCTACGCGGACCCCCCGGCCGGAATAAAGGCCACCGGCTACCTCGGCCTTTACACGGTTCAGGCCGCGTTCTACAAGATAACCCACGCGCTCTTCGGAACCGACGTCATGGGGGCCTTCAAGCTCTGGCCGCCGTTCGTTGGAGCGATGACCGTCATAGCGGTCTACCTTCTCGGGAAGAAGCTCCACTCGGACTGGGCAGGCATCTGGGGAGCGGCCTTCATGATGTTCTCCTACGCAAGCTTTACCAAGACCATGTCCGGCAACAACCGTGGTGAAGGGCCGTTCATGATGTTCTTCCTCTTCGCGGTGTTCTTCCTGCTGATCTACCTCGACGAGAAGGACTGGAACTGGAAGAAGATAACCGGGGGAATCCTATTCCTTCTCTCGAGCGTCCTCTACATGGGCGTCTGGACCGGAAGCAACTTCGGTGTCGGAATACTCCTCCTAGTGGCGGGAATAACCGTCGTCGTGTTCTTCACGTTCGGAATGCTCGACGCCCTCAGGGACTTCGTGAGGGACTTCTTCACGATCTACGGTCTATCCCTCCTGCTTGGTCTGGCAGTGTCCTACACCGGCTTCGTGGGAATAAAGAACTTCCTCGTCTTTGCCCTTGAGGCATTCGTAGCCCTCTCCATACTGGCGGCGGTCATGCTCTACGGTGAGAAATTCGGTCTGAACTACTCGGATAAAAAGCACAGGTTTGGAACGGTACTCGCCATAGCGATCGTTGGCTTCCTAGCCTTCTACGGCTACTTCGGAAGGGACCTCCTCAAGTTCATGGGCGCCGCCTACCAGTCCAACCCGCTCTTCCAAACGGTAGCGGAGCTTGCCAGGACAGACTGGAAGACGATAGCGGGCTACTACAGCATCAAGTCCAGGGACGGTCTCATCTTCCTCCTGTCACTCGTTGGATTCGTGATGATCCTTGTCCGCTTCATATCGAAGCTCACCAAGAACGACCTCACAGGATATAAGGAGATCTTCATAGTCTCCTACTACTTCGGTTCCCTCTACCTGCTCCTCAGCGCTGTCCGTTTCGTCTTCCAGGCCTCCGGTGCCGTGATCCTCCTAGCGGGAATAGCCATTGGTGAAATATTCCTCTACGTCGAGAACATGAAGGAGAACATTGGAACCAAGGCGCTCTACGCAGTCTTGCTGGTGCTCCTGTTCCTGCCCCTGCCAATAATAGGAGCGCAGTACATGGGGGCACAGGCAACCAACTACTCAAAGGCACAGGGTTCCGTTCCTCCGAGCTGGACGAACACCCTCAACTGGCTCAAGGAGAACTCCGATCCGCTCGACAGCGCCACCAGCTGGTGGGACTACGGCTACTGGATCGAGTCCAGCCTGCTGAGCCACAGGAGGAGTGCAACTGACGGTGGTCACGCCTACGACAGGCGTTACATAGTTGCGGACTTCTTCTCCCACTACGGTAACGACGCAGAGCAGGACTTCGAGGCCTGGGAGCTTAACTACATGATAGTCTGGCAGCAGGACATCTACAAGTTCAACGCCATAAGCTACCTCGGCGGCGCGATAGACTACTACGAGTACGGTCACGTCCCGATGTTCCAGCTCATACCCAAGCAGTACATCCAGTACGTCAACGAGAGCGGGAAGATAGTCGTCTACGTGGGCACATCCCAGGGCAAGTACCAGCCAGTCATGACCATCGACCTCTCGCGGGGCCAGACCATACAGGGAAGGGGCGACATTCCCTACGTGCTCTACGTCTTCGGAAACTACGGCATGCTGGCATACGAAAAGATAGCCTTCAGCAACTTTGTAAGGCTCGCCTTCCACCTGCCCTACTCCTACGAGCCGTGGGATGCGCAGAAGCTGTTCGCCAACTTCAAGCCGGTCTACGACAACGGCGGTGTTGCGACCTACGAGTTCAGGCCCTTCGCGGTTTACAGAATCGACCAGTACAGGAACGAAACGTGGGTGCCCTTCTACAGCAGCACCGCCGGAGGGAAGCTCCCGCTTGGAGAACAGAAGCTCCGCCTGTGGATTTCCGCCTTTGGAAGGGATGTCAAGGACGCGACGCTGATCTTCGAGGCCTACAACGGCACGAACCTCATAAAGAAGGAAGTCCTCGCCGAGAACCTCAACATCGACCACCTCAACGAGACGCCGGTTGAGGTCAGCCTCGTCGTTCCGAACGCCACCAGCTACCGCTTCGTCCTCGTCCAGGACGGTCCCGTTGGAGTGCTCAGCGGTGAGCCGAAGGTTAACGGAAAGGTTGCCAACCCCACTCACATACTTGGTGAGGGTCAGAGCGGGAACCTAGAGCTTAAAGCCGCCTTCAGGAAGGACTACGACGACGTCCAGCTCACCCTCAGGGCGAGCATCGTCTACTACGTGGCCCCCAACGGCAAGGACATCTACAGCGACAAATTCTACCTAGAGCCTCACCAGGACATAATAACCTACGTGCCCGTAAAGACGCTCAGCGTTAAAGCGGGGAACAACACGATAACGGCACAGGCCTCGATGCCGGGGAACGTCTTCGAGAGTTATATCCAGGAACTCTACAAGAAGTACGGCGAGGACAAGGTCGTTGTCGTCAAGAAGCGCGTGGAGCCGATATTCATCGCCAGGAAGGAGTACGTCATCTGGGAGGGCTGA
- a CDS encoding PIN domain-containing protein, producing MSAYGLLPHDARILATALEYNCDRLATLDDDFKNVDLIEIIP from the coding sequence GTGAGTGCGTACGGCCTCCTCCCCCACGATGCAAGGATCCTGGCAACGGCACTAGAATATAACTGCGATAGGCTCGCGACACTTGATGATGACTTCAAAAATGTTGACCTCATCGAGATAATACCTTAA
- a CDS encoding RNA-guided endonuclease InsQ/TnpB family protein — MKRTITVKLQPSKAQEKILFELALISSKIWNKVNYLRRQEFFEGKPVDFNKTEKTVYEEFKSQIGSATVQQICRKNAEAWRSFFSLIRNKRSGELPKWLKPKPPNYVKGEGLIVLRNDQYKIEGNKLILKGLGKFKRLEIQFKGRIHLKGKQGRLEIKYDPVRRKWYAHISITVKEKLQGEEWVEVPREPLGNLSAGIDLGVNNLMAVYLENGQSFLVNGRPLKSIDFYWRKRIADYQSKLNKSGVKKSRKLARMHQKAKLQAKHYINTAVRRTVERLYHLGVSRIVVGYPKGISRNSDKSKKQNYLLSHVWRFNYLIKRLKEVSEEYGIQVFVVSEAFTSKTCPVCGRPHEGARFVRGLFKCPETGLVFNSDLVGAFNILKKVVKTITPNLSGFYAQRRGNWGKTLPEGFEEPNLDWVLMKTPQTFPSVARG; from the coding sequence ATGAAGCGAACAATAACAGTAAAACTCCAGCCCTCAAAGGCCCAAGAGAAAATCCTTTTCGAGTTAGCCCTAATCAGCTCGAAAATCTGGAACAAGGTGAACTACCTGAGAAGACAAGAATTCTTTGAGGGGAAGCCAGTAGACTTCAACAAAACTGAGAAAACGGTTTATGAAGAGTTTAAATCTCAAATAGGCTCGGCAACGGTTCAGCAAATTTGCAGGAAGAATGCGGAAGCCTGGCGTTCCTTCTTCTCACTCATCAGGAATAAAAGGAGCGGAGAACTCCCCAAGTGGCTTAAACCAAAACCGCCGAATTACGTCAAGGGAGAGGGCTTAATCGTTCTAAGAAACGACCAATACAAGATTGAGGGTAACAAACTAATCCTCAAAGGCCTTGGAAAATTCAAACGCTTAGAAATTCAATTCAAAGGCAGAATTCACTTGAAGGGCAAGCAAGGGCGGTTAGAAATCAAATACGACCCCGTAAGGCGGAAATGGTATGCTCACATTAGCATCACGGTAAAGGAGAAACTTCAGGGTGAGGAATGGGTTGAAGTTCCAAGAGAACCCCTAGGCAACCTCTCGGCGGGAATTGACTTGGGAGTGAATAATCTAATGGCCGTCTACCTTGAGAACGGGCAGAGTTTCTTGGTGAACGGCAGACCGTTGAAAAGCATTGATTTTTACTGGCGGAAGAGGATAGCTGATTACCAGTCAAAACTCAACAAGTCTGGAGTTAAAAAGAGTAGGAAACTCGCAAGAATGCACCAGAAGGCCAAGCTTCAAGCCAAGCACTACATTAACACGGCAGTAAGAAGAACTGTTGAAAGGCTTTATCATCTCGGCGTTTCGAGAATCGTGGTGGGCTATCCAAAGGGCATTAGCAGGAACTCCGATAAGAGCAAAAAGCAGAACTATCTCCTCTCCCACGTTTGGAGGTTTAACTATCTCATTAAACGCCTGAAGGAAGTCTCTGAAGAGTATGGTATTCAGGTTTTTGTTGTTAGTGAGGCTTTTACTTCCAAAACTTGTCCCGTTTGCGGGAGGCCTCATGAGGGGGCGAGGTTTGTTCGGGGTTTGTTTAAGTGTCCCGAGACGGGGCTTGTGTTTAACTCTGACTTAGTTGGAGCCTTCAACATTTTGAAAAAGGTCGTGAAAACCATAACCCCAAATCTGAGCGGGTTTTACGCTCAGAGGAGGGGTAACTGGGGGAAGACCCTCCCAGAGGGGTTCGAAGAACCCAACTTGGATTGGGTTCTAATGAAGACCCCTCAAACCTTCCCGTCCGTGGCGAGGGGTTAA